DNA sequence from the Leptospira limi genome:
ATCAATTTTCCACAAAATTAGAATTAGGTTATGCAGTCGTAGAAGAGGTGATTTCTCCCTTGATTTTGGATCGATGGATCGTACCTCTTGATGCTTATGAAGATCCCATTGCGGGCATTTTATTTCTGATGCAACAGAATATTGGAAATACACCCCCAGCTCTTTTACGCTATGGCTGCCCGCTCAATAACCTGATTCAGGAAATGTCTCCAGTCGATAATGGTTTCAAGAGACGCCTAACAGGCGCATTGAATTTATGGATTCGTGGATTAGAAAACCATCTACTTCGGGCAAAAATGTCTGGGTTGATCCAACCTCACGTTGACGTAACCGAAGCAGCCCATTTTATCGTTATGGCACATGAAGGTTTTTATGGAATCATTAAGGGTCTAGCGAAACCAAAAATTTTCCCAATACTCATGGCATCCATGCAAAATTATTTTGACCACATAAGAAAATGGTAAGATTTTTTCTAATGCCAAGTCCCCATATACAATATCCCCCGCGCCCCGGATAGAAGCGGAAATCCTTTGCGAATGCAAAGATTGGAGCGGATAGCCGGAAATGTGCGCCCAAAAAAAAAGGGAACCTAAGTTCCCCTTTTTTACCTAACCATGTAACCGATGTTTATCGGATTCCTGGTTTGATGTATTTCAACTCATCCAAGTAACGTCCTGTTCCGAGAACCACACAAGTGAGTGGGTTTTCCGCACGGAATACTGGAACTCCTGTTTCTTTGGTGAGGTAGTGTTCGAGACCACGAAGGAGGCAACCACCACCTGTAAGAACGATTCCTCGTTCTACGATGTCGGCTGCAAGTTCTGGAGGAGTGCGCTCAAGAACCGATTTGATCCCGTCTAGGATCTCGTCTGTTGGTTCTTTGAGGGCTTTACGGATTTCGTTGGAATCGAGTTCGAGGGTGCGTGGGAGACCAGAGATGGCATCACGACCTTTTACTTCCATTGTGTCGACACGTTTGTCAGCAAACGCGTTACCAATCGTAAGTTTGATGTCCTCTGCGGTTCTTTCTCCAACGACTAGGTTGTACTGGTTACGAAGGTATTTCACAATTGCTTCATCGAATTCGTCCCCACCTGTTCGGATGGATTCTGCGATTACCATACCACCAAGAGAGATCACAGCGATTTCTGTGGTTCCCCCTCCGATATCCACAATCATGTTCCCTGCTGGTTCATGGATCGGGATGTTGGCGCCAATGGCAGCAGCAAGTGCTTCTTCGATGAGGAAAATTTCGCGGGCTCCTGCTTGTTCAGCAGACTCACGAACAGCACGTCTTTCTACTTCGGTAATCCCTGAAGGAACCCCGATCACGATGCGCGGTTTTACAAATGTAGTGCGGTTGTGGACTTTTGCGATGAAGTAACGAATCATCTTTTCCACAGTTTCGAAGTCAGCGATCACCCCGTCTTTCATGGGGCGGATGGCAACGATGTCACCAGGAGTTCTTCCTAGCATCCGTTTTGCTTCTTGTCCTACAGCGAGGACTCGACCAGTAGAGGCTTGGACTGCCACGACCGACGGTTCTGATAGGACGATCCCTTGTCCTTTCACATGCACGAGGGTGTTCGCGGTTCCCAAATCGATTCCCATATCGTTCGAGAAAAGTCCATAAAGATTATCAAATATCATATCAGATCCTGTGAAAGAAGTACGAAGGGGGGAATTTACGGTGGGTTAACACCAAAACTTTACAATTCTGCCCGTTCCCCATAATTTTCGGCTGGTTTTTGCTTTCAACCGTAAAAATTTTCGATAGGCTAGTTAGATACAAAATGCTTCCTTTCTCACAAATCTTACGCAAACCAAACCAGGCATTTCGCACGGAAAAGATCCTTGCTGCCATTGATTTGGGCACTAATTCCTTCCACATTGTCGTCGTAAAACTAAGACCGGATGGTACACTCGAATACCTGACCAAAGAAAAGGAATCCGTTCGCTTAGGAAGCGGTAGCAGTGATTATGCGGTCATTACAAACGAGGCTATGGATAGGGGTCTTGCTTGTTTGAAACGTTTCAAAACTCTTGCCGACAGTTACAAAGCGGAAATCCGAGCTGTAGCCACAAGTGCACTTCGGGAAGCAGAAAATAGGCAAATTTTTCTGGACCGAGCGGAGAAGGAAACGGGTATCCAAATCCAAGTGATTTCAGGAAACGAAGAGGCAAGGCTCATCTACCTTGGGATTTTACAGGGACTCCCTGTGTATGAAAAACGGATCCTTCTCATTGACATTGGTGGAGGGAGCACAGAACTTCTGATAGGGGAAAAAGGGGATATCCTTTTTTCCACCAGTATGAAGTTAGGTGCCATTCGTTTAACGGAGAAATACTTAAAGAAAGATCCAATTTCGGCCACTGATTTGCAAAAATGTAGGATCCATATTGAATCTGTTTTATCTGCATTTTTACCTCAAATTGAAACTTGGAAACCTTTTATGGTGGTAGGAAGTTCGGGAACCATCACTTCTGTGACCTCCATGGTTTTAGAAAAAAAGGGAGAAAAACGAGAAAGGTTAAATGGAACTGAGATTCCTATCGATTCTTTTAAAGAGATCCGCAAACAGATATTAGATGCCGAGAGCCTCAAAAAAAGATTAAAAATCCCAGGACTTGATGCCAAACGTGGTGATATCATTGTTGGTGGGATTTTGGTATTGGATGAAGTGTTACAAAGGATTAAGGCACCTGCATTTACCGTAAGTGACTTTGCCCTTCGTGAAGGAATTGTGTATGATACCATAGAATCTTGGTACAGACATAAGGACACTTCACTTCCGAGACTCGATAACATCCGAGAAAAAGCGATTAAAACAGTTGCAAACCTTTACCCACAAGGAAAACATCATGCCGAAACTGTTGCAAAACTCACCTTACAGTTGTTTGATGATTTAAAGGAATTACATGGTCTTGGAAACTTAGAAAGGGATTATTTGGAAACCGCTTGTTACCTCCACCAAGTGGGGCTTTGTATATCGCACCATAACTACCACAAACATAGTTATTACATCATCCGTAACTCAGAAGCTATGGTTGGTTTTTCCAATTCAGAAATTGAAATCATTGCTCTTCTTGCCCGTTACCATAGAAAAGGTGGCCCAAAAGGCAAACACGAAGAGTTTAAAACCCTCCGGCCAGAAGACCAACTTTTGGTTCGTAAGTTATCATCTTTTTTACGAATCGGAGATGGATTGGATCGATCTGAAAAATCCATCATTGAACGACTGGATGCAGTTATTGAAAAAGGAAAAGTGAATTGTCGTTTGTATTTCAAAAAAGGAGAAGATCCCAATTTAGAAATTTGGTCTGTGTCAGAAAAAAAAGATTTATTCGAAGATACATTTGGTACAAATTTAGAATTTCACTTACATCCAATATGAAGAAAACTTTAACCTTTATTTGTTGTTTTATATTATTTTCCCATGCAATTTTCGCACTTCCCATTGATTTAACAAAAAATTGGTATGTTACCAAAGGATTTGAAACCACAGAAAACCCTGATGGTAAAAAATGGAAAACACTAGAATCTTTGCCTTTAGCATCAATAATTTCTGAATTTGAATGGGAAAAAGGAAAACTTCGAAAGGTAACGATGGCAAAGTCTTTTTTGTTATCACAAACTGATTTTCAAAAAACGGAAGACGATGCCTTTAGCCTTCACATACCATATATCTCTAACTATTATGAAATTTACATCAACCAAACTCTTGTTTCCTCTAATGGTAAAATCAAAAATGAAACAATAGAAAAAAGTGGGTATAGACGGCACATACTCATCAGAATGAAAAGAAATCATTTGAACATTGGCCAAAACCAAATTCGGATTCTGATTGCCGCTGAAGAAGGAGAGGAATTAAATTTATACAAACTCTTTAATGATTATCCAGCCAATATCGACCTTGCCTCTAAGCATCTTAAAATTGAAGATGAATACGAAACATACATGTTGTTGTTTTTGTATATTTTTGTTGGTATTTATCATGGTTTGTTTTATTGGAAACGGAGACAAGAAACCTATAATTTATATTATGCATTGTTTTCTATCTTTTTAGCAGTTTATATGATCTTTCGCTCCCAAGGAGTGTATTCATTTGGTTTAGAACCATTCACACAAACAAAAATAGAGTACTTCGTAGTATTTCTAACGCCAGTTTGGTTGTTGTTATTTACAGATGTATTTTTCCGTTCCAAAATTAGCATTGTATCAAAGGTTTACTTTCTATTTAGTTTAGTGTTGGCGGTCAGTCAGATTTTTGTCAACCGAGCAACTTCCGTTACCTTACTTCGCATATGGCAAATTTCCGTTTTAGTTTTTGGGGTGATTTTGCTTTACTTAATGATCTCCGCAGTGCGTGCTAAAAACAAAGACGCAAAACGTCTGTTAATAGGCGTTTTGTTTTTGCTTGGTACCGGAACTTGGGATATATTAGGGGCTTCTGGACTTCTTCCGATTCAAAATCTTAATTTATTACGATTTGGTTTTTTGGTTTTTGTTTTAGGCATTGCAGTTGTTTTAGCTAATCGTTTTTTACGTGTGCATAGGCAGGTGGAAGAACTCAATTTGAGTTTAGAGAAAAAAGTAGAAGAGCGGACAAATGAATTACAAAATACTCTCACAAAAGTCCAGGAACTGAAAGTCCAACAGGATGGTGATTATTTTTTAACATCTCTACTATTAGATCCGCTTAGCCAAACAAAAGTTGAATCTACAAAAGTTTTGCTTCAATCTTATGTAAAACAAAAAAAGGAATTTGAGTTTCGCGGAAAAAAAAGAGAAATTGGTGGTGATATCATCATCAGCGATAGCATAACTTTAAATGGAAAATCTTATTTAGTATTCATCAATGGTGATGCTATGGGTAAGTCCATTCAAGGTGCTGGTGGTGCACTCGTTTTAGGAGTTGTGTTTTTGTCATTTATCAAACGCACTCAAATGATTTTGGATAACCAAAACAAATCACCAGAACGTTGGATCAAAGAATGTTTTTACGAATTGCAAACCATCTTCGAGTCATTCGATGGTTCGATGTTAGTTTCTGTTGTTTTAGGTCTTGTGGAAGAAGACACTGGTGTTTTGTACTATTTGAACGCCGAACATCCATGGACAGTTTTGTATCGCGATGGAGTGGCTTCTTTCATCGAAGAGGAATTGGAACTTCGAAAGATTGGAACAAAAGGTATGGATGGTGATGTACGAATCCGGATATTTCCGTTAGAAAAAGGAGATATATTATTCATTGGATCGGACGGTAGAGATGATCTAGTTTTAGAGGAAAGCGGAGATGGAAATCGCCTAATCAATGAAGATGAAACAAAGTTTTTACAAGTAGTTGAGAAATCAAATGGTGATTTAAATTTACTTGTAGAAAACTTATTAGAAGTTGGAACATTTTCGGATGATCTTACCTTACTTCGGATTGAATGGTTAGGTTCATTCAAACGAGTCTCAAAAGACACACTCTCCAATTTAACAACAGATGATTATTTATATGCCAAAGTTAAACTATTGTTAGATCTTGGAAATGGTGAGGAAGCATACCAAAACATCGAATCCTTATTATCGAATGAGTCGTTAAATGATGATATCAGGATTAACTTAATTCGAGAAAAATCCCGAATTTCGTTACTACTGAAAAAGTTCGATGTTGCCGTGGAATCCTTAGAATCTATTTTTCCATTCTTTGTCACAGACAATGAAATATTATTGCAACTAAGTTTCGCATACCGCAAATCGAAAAACATTAAAAAAGCAATCGATCTTGGGGAAAGATTACGTGCAAGGGATCCAAAACACATAAGGAACCTGATCAATTTAGTGGAATGTTATCGATTGATAGGAAATGTAGACCGTGCTAAAAAGATTTTTCATCGGCTAGCAATGATTACACCTGAACACCCTCAGGTGATCAAATTAAAGGAATTATTGGAAGAGGAAATCAAGTAGGTAAAATTTCCAGATTTTGGTCCAAATTTTTAAATTTTTTTATCTAAAACCGTTTAAAACGTTCTAAAAACGCCTTTTTAACGTTTTTAGCGGTTTGAACGACCGTCACATCCATTCTAAATTGTTGAAAATTTGAGGCATTTCTGTGTTTCTTGTTATATGCAAAAAACGGATGGGATGCGAATGGATTCAACGAACCAAAATCGAAAATCAACCTTTCTTTACTTATTTAGCCTAACATTATCTGTCATTGGATTTGTCAATTGTAACCAGTTGTCTGGCTTAATCGGTAATTCAGCCTTAGAAAAAGAACTTCAAGATACGCGGACCTTAGCTTTGTTGGGACTAGTTAAACCAGGCGAAACATCGAATACTTGTAATGGTAATAATGGAAATGGTAACGGTAGCGGGAATTGCACTGGTAATGGCAATCCAATTGACAATCCCAATAATAATGCCGGCGGCATTCCTTCAGAACCACTCATACCTCCACCAGAACCATTAAAGAATATATGGGCATCACTAAGTAATTTACCTAGATTTTTTTCTTCCTCAACATCTCAGACGATTGGAGACAAAATTTATATTTTTGGTAATCAGGATGTAGGTAGAACTGGGTCTGCCGCTTATTCCTACGACACCGTAACATCGCGATGGAATAAATTGAAAGATATGCCTGAGTCTCGTTTTGGATCCTCTTCTGCAACAATTGGAAATAAGATCTATATTCTTGGAGGATTGGGATACTACTATGGAGTAAGTTATGATCCGCCTCCTTATTGTGCACAACAAATCTTTTCGATTTGTTTACAGTATATTGATCCACCTCCTCAATACGGATATTTAACTAGAAACGTGAATTCAGTATATATTTATGATACATCCACAGATACTTGGACGAAGGGTGCCGAGATGTTAATGTCGTCTTCATTTCATTCGTCTATTGCATTTAATGGAAAAATCTATTTATTTTCACAAGGAATTGTGGATGTTTACGATTCTGTTACCAACCAATGGAGTCGCCTTTTAACAAATTCTCCAATCTTAAGCTATTATTCAATTCAAGTTTACCAAGATAAATTTTATTTCTTTGCAGGTTATTCCAACTTGAATAGTAACTTCAATAATGTTTTTGAATTTAACCCAGCAACATTGACTTTTAGTCAGAAAACTAACATGCCGACAACTAGGATTTATGCAGTTACTGCTGTGGTAGGAGATAAAATTTATGTTTTGGGTGGTAATTATTATTACAACTCAAGAGCGATCGAAGAATATACTCCAAGTACAAATTCTTGGACGGTAAAACCTTCGTTACCTGAAGGTGCAAATCTCTCATACGCCATGGGTGGGTATGCAAATGGTAGGATTTATGGGATAGGCGGATGGTATAGTGTTGTCGCTTATTATGATCCAGTTGCTGAAACAAGCACTCATTTGAAAGTGAGGATGGGCCAAGCAAGGAATTCTTTCGCTTCTGCAATCTACAATGATAAGTATTTTGTATTTGGTGGTTATGGCGGCGGAACATCTTCAAGTTGGATTGAAACTTATGATATGAATACGAATTCATGGTCAAAAATTGGTGATTTAGCAAATGCAAAACATGGATTTAAAGCTGCAGTAATAGGAAATAAAATTTATTTGGTAGGTGGAATTCGTGGAACTACTTCGCTTTCAGAAGTTGAAATTTACGACCCAGCAACTGGTACATTCACAGCAGGGACTCCACTGGATACTCCAAGGGCTTATCTTTCTCTATGCGTAAATAATGATAAACTGTATGCAATTGGAGGTAATAATGGAAATACATTGTTAAATACAATTGAAGAATTTGATCCTAAGACAAACCAATGGTCCTACAAACGAACAATGACCAGTGCTAGGACAGAAACTGCTTGTACTTTCCATGAAAATAATTTATATGTTTTTGGTGGAAGGACAGGTGACTCGAGTTATACAACCACAGTTGAATCTTATAATCCTCAATCGGATTCCTGGTCACTTCACAGTCCAATGAATACCGCAAGAGCATTGTTTGATGTTGTAAAATTACGAGGAAGGATTTATGCAATTGGTGGATGGAGTGGTGGTTCTTTGGCACAAGTGGAAAAGTATGATCCTAACTTAGAGCAGTGGATACCAGAATACCCAATGAACTCCGCGCGTCATGGTACTTCTGCCATAGCACCCGATACCAATCGCATCATTGTCGTTGGTGGGCAAAATGGAAATATACAATTAGATACAGCAGAAGTATTTTACTAAAATTAAGATTTTGAAGATGAAGCGGGTAATAAGTTTCCCCGCTTCCATCACTCCTTTTCCAGCAAATTTTCCTTCTTCTAATATGAAAAAACATTCATCTGTTCTTTATTGGTTAATCTATTTCTAAATTTTAGTTTATATTCAATACCCTATATACAGTTAAAGATAAGACAAATTTTAGAATCAATGTAAATTTGGAAATTGTATGGATTTCAAATTTACACCTTACCACATCTTTGTCGTTGGCTTATTAGCCTTTTTGCAATTCACTGTTGTACTAGATTTCATGATACTCTCACCACTAGGTGTTTTGGTCATGAGTGAACTACAAATCCCAACTGAAAAATTTGGATATGTAGTTTCAGCTTATGCATTTAGTGCGGGGATCTCGGGATTACTTTCCGCTGGTTTTGCCGATCGTTTTGATCGTAAAAAATTACTTTTGTTTTTTTATATTGGATTCGTAGTCGCTACATTTCTTTGCGGAATTGCCGTTCATTATGAATTTTTACTTTTTGTAAGAATTTTAACTGGGATGTTTGCAGGTGTATTGTCTTCGATTTCATTTGCGATTGTTGCTGATTTATTTCCCTTACAAGTTAGAGGAAGAGTTATGGGTTTTATCATGACGGCTTTTGCTGCTAGCCAAGTGTTTGGACTGCCCATTGGAATTTATATATCTAATATTTGGGGATGGCAATCTCCATTTTTAATGATCGCAGGTGTCAGTGGAGTAGTTGGGTTTTTTATATTCTTCTTTCTAAAACCTGTGACAAAACATTTAGATAACAAAACTGATACTCATGCTTTCCACCATTTGGTAACTACATTAACACAACCAAGATATTTACCCGCCTTTATTGCAACCACCTTACTTGCGACAGGTGGGTTTATGTTGATGCCATTTGGTTCCGCATTTTCTGTTCACAATTTAGGTGTTCGGTTAGAAGACTTACCTTTCATCTATATGGTAACTGGTATAGTTTCGATGTTAGGTGGTCCACTCATGGGAAGATTGAGTGATTCGATCGGAAAATATAATATGTTTTTTGGAGCATCAACAATTGCAGCGATCATAATCCTTTATTTTACAAGATTAAAAGTGACTCCACTCCCGACGGTAATCATTATCAATTCTCTATTATTTGTTTTTATTGCAGCCAGAATGATTTCTGCAAATGCAATGAATTCAGCAGTTCCAGAACTACATGATCGTGGGGCTTTTATGGCGATTAGTTCTTCCATCCAACAGATATCAGGTGGAATTGCGGCTTCGGTTGCTGGACTCATAGTCATCCAAACTCCGAGTGGTTATTTAGAGAGATATGAAGTTTTAGGTTATGTGGTGGCGACAGCGATTTTTTGTACAATTTTGTTAATGTACAAAGTGAATGAAATGATTTCAGCTAAAAGGTGAGATTTTCCCACCCATTGGTCATGGGTGACCAACGGGTGAGATTTAATTTTGATAGGAATCTTGTAGATTACTTACTTGCTAATTCCTTTGCTAAATCCACTAACAAACGTACGCCGTAACCAGTGGGTCCATGGAATTGGGTTCCAGATTTTTTCTTTCTCCAAGCTGCTCCTGCAATGTCAATATGAGCCCAATTGATGGATTCATCAACAAACTTCGAGAGGAATACTCCAGCAGAAATTGTCCCAGCTCCTTTTCCACCACCAGTGATGTTTTTGAGATCAGCGATATCTGATTTTAAGTCTTCCCCATATTCTTCCCATAGAGGTAGTTCCCAAACTCGATCATCAGATGCCTCAGAAGCCTTAAAAAGTGCTTCTCTTAAAGGATCAGAATTTGTAAGGATGGCGGCAGCTTCATGTCCAAGGGCAATGATGACAGCACCAGTGAGTGTTGCCAAATCCACCATATAATCTGGTTTGTAGTTTTTGGACACATATGAAAGGACATCACCTAACACAAGTCTAC
Encoded proteins:
- a CDS encoding TetR/AcrR family transcriptional regulator, with translation MTKENKKAKKTISKPFMGKRNLEITRRKILLIAFETFFKQGFQGTSMDDLVKKTTLSKGAFYHQFSTKLELGYAVVEEVISPLILDRWIVPLDAYEDPIAGILFLMQQNIGNTPPALLRYGCPLNNLIQEMSPVDNGFKRRLTGALNLWIRGLENHLLRAKMSGLIQPHVDVTEAAHFIVMAHEGFYGIIKGLAKPKIFPILMASMQNYFDHIRKW
- a CDS encoding rod shape-determining protein, with protein sequence MIFDNLYGLFSNDMGIDLGTANTLVHVKGQGIVLSEPSVVAVQASTGRVLAVGQEAKRMLGRTPGDIVAIRPMKDGVIADFETVEKMIRYFIAKVHNRTTFVKPRIVIGVPSGITEVERRAVRESAEQAGAREIFLIEEALAAAIGANIPIHEPAGNMIVDIGGGTTEIAVISLGGMVIAESIRTGGDEFDEAIVKYLRNQYNLVVGERTAEDIKLTIGNAFADKRVDTMEVKGRDAISGLPRTLELDSNEIRKALKEPTDEILDGIKSVLERTPPELAADIVERGIVLTGGGCLLRGLEHYLTKETGVPVFRAENPLTCVVLGTGRYLDELKYIKPGIR
- a CDS encoding Ppx/GppA phosphatase family protein produces the protein MLPFSQILRKPNQAFRTEKILAAIDLGTNSFHIVVVKLRPDGTLEYLTKEKESVRLGSGSSDYAVITNEAMDRGLACLKRFKTLADSYKAEIRAVATSALREAENRQIFLDRAEKETGIQIQVISGNEEARLIYLGILQGLPVYEKRILLIDIGGGSTELLIGEKGDILFSTSMKLGAIRLTEKYLKKDPISATDLQKCRIHIESVLSAFLPQIETWKPFMVVGSSGTITSVTSMVLEKKGEKRERLNGTEIPIDSFKEIRKQILDAESLKKRLKIPGLDAKRGDIIVGGILVLDEVLQRIKAPAFTVSDFALREGIVYDTIESWYRHKDTSLPRLDNIREKAIKTVANLYPQGKHHAETVAKLTLQLFDDLKELHGLGNLERDYLETACYLHQVGLCISHHNYHKHSYYIIRNSEAMVGFSNSEIEIIALLARYHRKGGPKGKHEEFKTLRPEDQLLVRKLSSFLRIGDGLDRSEKSIIERLDAVIEKGKVNCRLYFKKGEDPNLEIWSVSEKKDLFEDTFGTNLEFHLHPI
- a CDS encoding SpoIIE family protein phosphatase, translating into MKKTLTFICCFILFSHAIFALPIDLTKNWYVTKGFETTENPDGKKWKTLESLPLASIISEFEWEKGKLRKVTMAKSFLLSQTDFQKTEDDAFSLHIPYISNYYEIYINQTLVSSNGKIKNETIEKSGYRRHILIRMKRNHLNIGQNQIRILIAAEEGEELNLYKLFNDYPANIDLASKHLKIEDEYETYMLLFLYIFVGIYHGLFYWKRRQETYNLYYALFSIFLAVYMIFRSQGVYSFGLEPFTQTKIEYFVVFLTPVWLLLFTDVFFRSKISIVSKVYFLFSLVLAVSQIFVNRATSVTLLRIWQISVLVFGVILLYLMISAVRAKNKDAKRLLIGVLFLLGTGTWDILGASGLLPIQNLNLLRFGFLVFVLGIAVVLANRFLRVHRQVEELNLSLEKKVEERTNELQNTLTKVQELKVQQDGDYFLTSLLLDPLSQTKVESTKVLLQSYVKQKKEFEFRGKKREIGGDIIISDSITLNGKSYLVFINGDAMGKSIQGAGGALVLGVVFLSFIKRTQMILDNQNKSPERWIKECFYELQTIFESFDGSMLVSVVLGLVEEDTGVLYYLNAEHPWTVLYRDGVASFIEEELELRKIGTKGMDGDVRIRIFPLEKGDILFIGSDGRDDLVLEESGDGNRLINEDETKFLQVVEKSNGDLNLLVENLLEVGTFSDDLTLLRIEWLGSFKRVSKDTLSNLTTDDYLYAKVKLLLDLGNGEEAYQNIESLLSNESLNDDIRINLIREKSRISLLLKKFDVAVESLESIFPFFVTDNEILLQLSFAYRKSKNIKKAIDLGERLRARDPKHIRNLINLVECYRLIGNVDRAKKIFHRLAMITPEHPQVIKLKELLEEEIK
- a CDS encoding Kelch repeat-containing protein; protein product: MDSTNQNRKSTFLYLFSLTLSVIGFVNCNQLSGLIGNSALEKELQDTRTLALLGLVKPGETSNTCNGNNGNGNGSGNCTGNGNPIDNPNNNAGGIPSEPLIPPPEPLKNIWASLSNLPRFFSSSTSQTIGDKIYIFGNQDVGRTGSAAYSYDTVTSRWNKLKDMPESRFGSSSATIGNKIYILGGLGYYYGVSYDPPPYCAQQIFSICLQYIDPPPQYGYLTRNVNSVYIYDTSTDTWTKGAEMLMSSSFHSSIAFNGKIYLFSQGIVDVYDSVTNQWSRLLTNSPILSYYSIQVYQDKFYFFAGYSNLNSNFNNVFEFNPATLTFSQKTNMPTTRIYAVTAVVGDKIYVLGGNYYYNSRAIEEYTPSTNSWTVKPSLPEGANLSYAMGGYANGRIYGIGGWYSVVAYYDPVAETSTHLKVRMGQARNSFASAIYNDKYFVFGGYGGGTSSSWIETYDMNTNSWSKIGDLANAKHGFKAAVIGNKIYLVGGIRGTTSLSEVEIYDPATGTFTAGTPLDTPRAYLSLCVNNDKLYAIGGNNGNTLLNTIEEFDPKTNQWSYKRTMTSARTETACTFHENNLYVFGGRTGDSSYTTTVESYNPQSDSWSLHSPMNTARALFDVVKLRGRIYAIGGWSGGSLAQVEKYDPNLEQWIPEYPMNSARHGTSAIAPDTNRIIVVGGQNGNIQLDTAEVFY
- a CDS encoding MFS transporter produces the protein MDFKFTPYHIFVVGLLAFLQFTVVLDFMILSPLGVLVMSELQIPTEKFGYVVSAYAFSAGISGLLSAGFADRFDRKKLLLFFYIGFVVATFLCGIAVHYEFLLFVRILTGMFAGVLSSISFAIVADLFPLQVRGRVMGFIMTAFAASQVFGLPIGIYISNIWGWQSPFLMIAGVSGVVGFFIFFFLKPVTKHLDNKTDTHAFHHLVTTLTQPRYLPAFIATTLLATGGFMLMPFGSAFSVHNLGVRLEDLPFIYMVTGIVSMLGGPLMGRLSDSIGKYNMFFGASTIAAIIILYFTRLKVTPLPTVIIINSLLFVFIAARMISANAMNSAVPELHDRGAFMAISSSIQQISGGIAASVAGLIVIQTPSGYLERYEVLGYVVATAIFCTILLMYKVNEMISAKR